One segment of Brassica napus cultivar Da-Ae chromosome C3, Da-Ae, whole genome shotgun sequence DNA contains the following:
- the LOC106388352 gene encoding uncharacterized protein LOC106388352: protein MGVVVIDGSTVRSFVEDEEQFKKTIDERFAALDLNNDSVLSRSELRKTFESMRLLESHFGVDVVTPQEELTSLYDSIFEKFDTDQSGSVDREEFRSEMKKIVLAIADGLGSCPITMALDDDDDNLLKKAADLEASKLEKKAS, encoded by the coding sequence ATGGGAGTGGTAGTGATCGATGGATCAACGGTACGGTCGTTCGTGGAGGACGAGGAGCAGTTCAAGAAGACCATAGACGAAAGGTTCGCAGCTCTGGATCTAAACAACGACAGCGTTTTATCGCGATCCGAGCTACGGAAGACGTTCGAATCGATGAGGCTTTTGGAATCGCACTTCGGCGTCGATGTGGTGACTCCTCAGGAGGAGCTGACGAGTCTGTACGACTCGATCTTCGAGAAGTTCGATACGGATCAGAGCGGTTCCGTGGATCGGGAGGAGTTTAGATCGGAGATGAAGAAGATCGTGCTAGCGATCGCCGATGGACTTGGATCGTGTCCGATTACGATGGCGTTAGATGACGATGATGATAATTTGCTGAAGAAAGCGGCGGATCTGGAAGCTTCGAAGCTCGAGAAGAAGGCTTCGTGA
- the LOC106386539 gene encoding E3 ubiquitin-protein ligase RNF181-like, with translation MSNTSDRGGNQLEHRNYTCNECDIIITILSSSTSPSPYCPLCNLVSTFSSSTPFEVGLDDHENEDDEELIPTVEISSSTLCCSSSDDSTLPCAICRDDFVIGESARRLPCDHLYHNDCITPWLTSHNTCPLCRFELPGASSGDDSGLTMWFDALALEDDLEEDMGTVTLDLYQSLDG, from the coding sequence ATGTCCAATACTAGCGACAGAGGCGGCAACCAATTGGAGCACCGGAATTACACTTGTAATGAATGTGACATCATCATTACTATCctctcttcttctacttctCCTTCTCCATACTGCCCCTTATGCAATCTAGTTTCTACCTTTTCTTCTTCAACCCCTTTTGAAGTTGGTCTTGATGATCATGAAAACGAAGACGACGAGGAACTGATTCCAACCGTTGAGATCTCATCTTCAACGTTGTGTTGCTCTTCCTCAGACGACTCTACTTTACCATGCGCCATATGCAGAGATGATTTCGTGATTGGAGAATCTGCTCGGAGATTACCTTGCGACCATTTATACCATAATGATTGCATTACTCCTTGGCTCACTAGTCATAATACGTGCCCTCTCTGTCGGTTCGAGCTACCGGGTGCATCTAGTGGAGACGACAGTGGTTTGACCATGTGGTTCGATGCGTTGGCGTTAGAGGATGACTTGGAAGAAGATATGGGAACCGTCACGCTCGATTTGTACCAAAGTTTGGACGGCTAG
- the LOC106384019 gene encoding uncharacterized protein LOC106384019, which yields MSSNSDDEIYGVFEEMVDQQIDDYIESALTKQPKTRVYIERDREVGHIQLWQDYFSENPTYTHDLFRRRFRMNKSLFLRIVERLGNEVPYFQQRRNGHGRNGLSTLQKCTSAMRMLAYGRAGDANDEYLRLGASTAILCLENFADAIIQVFGDEYQRKPTPEDLQRLLDSGEARGFPGMIGSIDCRAPKVKFKVNNHTYRMPYYLTDGIYPNWATFIQSIPLPQGPKAVAFAKRQESTRKDVERAFGVLQSRFAIVKNPALKWDKEKIGKVMRACVILHNMIVEDERQGYILANTSEFESGESNRSSKVRRRESVNVDMLNIRNLVRDPQIHERLKADLVENVWAKFGDRSD from the exons ATGTCATCTAACTCAGATGATGAAATATATGGAGTATTTGAAGAAATGGTCGACCAACAAATTGATGATTACATCGAGTCTGCTCTTACCAAACAGCCGAAGACACGAGTCTATATCGAAAGAGATCGGGAAGTAGGACACATTCAACTTTGGCAGGACTATTTCAGTGAAAATCCTACATACACACACGACTTGTTTAGGCGacgttttcgaatgaacaagtcattgttccttcgcattgtcgaACGTCTAGGTAATGAAGTTCCATACTTTCAACAACGGAGAAATGGTCATGGAAGGAATGGCCTATCTACACTTCAAAAATGCACTTCAGCTATGAGAATGTTGGCTTACGGTCGTGCCGGAGATGCgaatgacgaatatctccgacttggggCAAGTACTGCAATTTTATGTTTAGAGAATTTCGCGGATGCGATAATACAAGtgtttggagatgagtatcaAAGAAAACCAACACCTGAAGATCTTCAAAGACTACTTGATTCTGGAGAGGCACGGGGGTTTCCGGGAATGATAggcagcatcgatt gtcgagctcctAAAGTgaagttcaaggtcaacaaccacacttatcgtatGCCCTACTATCTTACCGACGGGATTTATCCTAATTgggcaacatttatccaatccatcccgcttcctcaaggtcctaaagcagTGGCATTTGCAAAACGTCAAGAATCGaccagaaaagatgtcgaacgggcATTTGGAGTCTTGCAATCGAGGTTTGCAATTGTTAAAAACCCTGCTCTTAAATGGGACAAAGAAAAGATAGGAAAGGTAATGAGAGCCtgtgtcatattgcacaatatgatagtagaggACGAAAGACAAGGATACATTCTAGCTAATACATCTGAGTTCGAGTCAGGAGAATCTAACCGAAGTTCGAAGGTGAGAAGGAGAGAAAGTGTGAATGTTGATATGCTTAACATTCGCAATCTGGTTCGGGATCCACAAATTCATGAGCGTctgaaagctgatttagttgaaaatgtATGGGCAAAATTTGGTGATCGTAGTGATTAA
- the LOC106387113 gene encoding VQ motif-containing protein 18-like — MVRESMEVNQYHQSFNEASSSRVSLNKNSQVISKIKPKIRIIHICAPKVIETDVKNFRPLVQSLTGKPAAREAKTGKKSARPRIPRSQEPVCGDHQAVNRLTGFTGLLANEGDHQVKEEWGSGDQTTSNTYFDLEGLIKDAGEDYFFP; from the coding sequence ATGGTGAGAGAATCCATGGAGGTTAATCAATATCATCAAAGTTTTAATGAAGCTTCGAGTTCTAGAGTTTCCTTAAACAAGAATTCACAAGTAATATCCAAGATCAAGCCCAAGATTCGCATCATCCATATATGCGCACCGAAGGTAATCGAGACCGACGTCAAGAACTTCCGTCCACTCGTCCAAAGTCTAACCGGAAAACCCGCAGCCCGAGAGGCAAAAACCGGTAAAAAGAGTGCCAGACCGAGAATTCCGAGGTCGCAAGAACCGGTTTGCGGAGATCATCAGGCGGTTAATAGGCTTACGGGTTTTACCGGTTTATTAGCAAACGAAGGAGACCATCAGGTAAAAGAAGAATGGGGATCCGGTGATCAGACTACTTCAAACACATACTTTGACCTAGAAGGTTTGATTAAAGATGCAGGAGAAGATTACTTCTTCCCATga